TTTCAACCAAGTATGTACTTGGTGGAATAGTTAGGTGGGGATAGATAGCATTGGTAGAGAAACGACTGAATCAACTGCTGGGATACACTCCCTTGATGGATTATCACTAGTCTATTACTATAAATCATCTGACGAGAAGCTCTCATCATTCTCCTTCCTACCTTTGTGAATATGTGCAGGTGCTCAACAATGGTTCAGAGATGGTCTCCAGCTTTCGCATGTGGTTAGGTGTATGAGAGGTGCCTAACTTTGATAGATATTTAAGCTCTCAAGCTGTAATTGAGCAAAACTTGTACCATGTTGTAGCTTGTAGATTTTGGTGAATGTAACAGTGACTGTATGATGACCAATTTGATATTTTCTCAACCCTGCATTGAACTCTATGTAATGATCAGAAATGAACAGTCTTCTGTCGGTTGAGTGACAGAAGGATGCTTATGATATTATGTTCATAGATCTGTACTTGCATTATTATGAAGTTTCGATGTCCTTTATGCAGTGAAAGCTCCAAAATTGTTAGGAATaacaaataaagattttttggACTATTATGTTTTATATGTGTATTTAATTTCAATTTTTGCTGTAGATGTAGCTGAAGGTGCCATCTCTGAAGGTAGACAACTTCTAACACAAGTAGGAGATTGATAGGAAATTGTCACTGTGAGCCAAACTCCAATGAGGCATGGCAAAGTTCATGAACCAATAAGCATACAAGTTTTTGTCATCAATAAACAATTATTTCTCATGATGGCTTATAAAACATGACACTTCTACTTTCCCTCCAAATCTCATGCCAATATATTtcagtgatttgcagcaatgttgaAGAACTTGTATATTATCTCCAAGGGTGAAATGATTGCATCTTATGTTTGTTACTAAAGAAAATGAGTACAAAAGTGCAAGACCCTCAATGGCTATTCTTAAGCAAACTATTTGGCATCAGTTTGCATGCTTGATCTTTTTGCATATAAATTATGTTGTGAAAGGACTCATAATTCATAATTAGTTTGATAATTGGCTGCAAGATGGATCAGTTTTTAAGAGCTATGAGATGTAAGTAATTGGACTAATTCTAAACCCAAATTGAGATAAAGCTTTCTCTATCTTTAGCTACTTGAAATAGAGCATAAAGAAGACACTAAACAATTGGCATTCTCACAGTCATATGTATGTTATAAATTCTACACTAAAGCCTTTGCAAGAAATATATATGCTCCTCTTTTTATTCCTCCAAACTCATAAACTTAGAAAGCTAAATTTTTTTTGTAAGAATTAAAATATAGAGAATATGCGTGAGTTAACATCCTTATGTTTTTTTTAGACAGACGAAGCTGACACTATTCAAATAATTTTCTAATCCATCAGTCATGTAAAAGTGGAAGGATTCAGGAGGATAAAATCTAGTTGGTGAGTAATATAAATGTAGCAAATTATAAATCTGATCTCTTTCATTCTTAAATGAACTCGATCAGGCTGGTCCTCAGTGTCTGGTTGACAAAGATATGATTTAGGGATGAATTAAATCCCATAACCCAAACTTATTTAGGTCTTCAAGAAAGAGGGGTGACGGTGAGTCCCTAGCCATTGCCCTTCACAGGATTAAGAGACAACCTCTTCCTCTTTGTTATCCTTGCACTCTGATTCGTTAAGACCCATCGGGGTGTTGATGTACGACGGATGAGTAGGTCCAACAACAAGTGTGGTGGCACCAGGATCTCCTTTCAAATGCTACCAATCTCTTGCACCACCACTGTTAGTCTACCGTCCACAGTACAACCAAAGTGGAGGAaatcaaagggggagaaaagcgaCATGAAATTTCTATAAAAACCTCCACGATATGAGTGAgaagtttatatgaaattaataatataaaatatatataataaaattatttttttatctttttatttatgcCCTTTTGCACATGATGATAACATGTACAATTTTTTTCTGCCGATAAAGTTAATAATATGAGAAAAATTAAGTTTAAATATTGTACTTTGTAAAGCGTAAGGatttcaatattattttttaaaatataagcatCGATATATTAATTGTGTGTGCGGAAGTCAGCTTATGATTCAGATACAATCCCACCCCGACTGAAACCACAGCAGCCACGGCCAAAGCCAGCATGAGCCCCTTCCTGGTGTCGCGCAGTTCACGTTCCTGTCCGCCCATCTCAAGCTTCATCTTCCTCAGCCTTAATCCAACACCACGGCTAGCCGCCCGAGCTGCTGCTTTCTTCTCGCCATCCCCTGGTTTATCCTCCTTGACCTGATCCTTCTCTTGTTTCCCAACCTTCTCAGTCTCCTCCTCCCCACCTTGTTTCCTGATGCTGCCGTCGTCTGGCCGAGAAAGTTTGGTGATGGACTTGGGGAAGACAAGATGAAGAAGTCCGTTCTCGAACTTGGCACTGATCTTGTCGAGGACGCAGTTCTCCGGCACTCGGAATTCCTTGCGGAAGCGGCTCCACCGGCCGTCCATCGTGGGACGCTGTCCGCTGACAACTACTCTCCCCTCGCTGTCGAGTTGTACGTCGAGTTCCTCCTTCACGAAGCCTATGCTTGAAAAATGGAAGCACATCAAACGTATCGGATGCATATGTAATAGAACGAAGAATTGTGTTACTTTGCATGATTTAGATCTCTACAAACATTCCTCAAAGAATCATACTGTTGTTTTCGTTACTACTAATCAAATCTAAAGAACTGATCAAATTGAAACACAGAAAGCATGCCTTCGAGAGAAACGACGATCGTATCCGCCTCTTCCTCTTGAATCAACCTGTGGGGAGGGACGAAATCATGGTAAGCACGCTGCCCAACACTGGGTTGCCGCCTCGTTCCCATGTCAGACTCTGATCGGGTGCTTGCAATGTGATGGGCACTAACGCATGAGCTTGACATAACATATAGACAGTTCCTTGTGTGCCCTTCACTCTTCTATTCCACTCTTGCTGAGGTTGGATAGATTGCTATGATTCTTGCATCATCGTAACCTTACAAAAGATGCCAATTGAAGGCTCTCAAGTAATGCAAGCTTCGCTGCGTTGGAGATTCATGCTTAACGTTGCATGGAGCAATGCAGAAAGAGTAGTTCCTTGTTAATCCAGAGGTCAGAATCTTATAAATGAAAAGCAACCACAATATCTTTCAAAAGGGAAAACAATTGATGGATATGGAAGAAGTTTACTCGTAAACTTACTGTCTAAAGACATCACAGCAGCAGGCTAGAGATAATTCTGCTCCAACATCTATTTCACACAGGAAACTGTAAAAACAATACATAACATATTACACAGAGTACAGATAAACTTGCGACATAGTTATGAACTCGTGCACCGAGAGATGTCCAACTAGTGAGGTATGTAGAAGATTAACCAGAAAATCTTGTGCATTGCTTGGTAGCATAGGGTTCCATCAACAACAGGCCTTTCAAGGAAGAGGGAATCACCATTGGTACTTGGCCGCAATAAGGACTTCTTCGTAGCGCTGAGCAGCATTATCCCAACTAAGGTCTTGTATCATCCCTCGTACCTGCAGTCTCTCCCAACTCTTCTTGTGGTTTCTGTATGTGtctaaacaatgctgcagtgcctGTATCATCCTATTTGCCTCTGCCCTTTCAAAGGTCCAACCCAAGCCTACATCATTGAGTGGATCAAACTGTTGCACAGTGTCTCTTAGACCACCGACAGAATGCACCACAGGAACAGTTCCGTACATCATCGCATAAAGTTGGTTCAGTCCACAAGGCTCGAATCTTGATGGCATCAGTAGGATGTCAGCACCCGCTGTGATTCGATGAGCCATCTTCACAGAAAACCCAATCCATGCCCTGGCCTTGTCGCGATGTGCGCTTTCGATTCCCCGAATCATATCTTCGAGGTCTCGCCTTCCTGTGCCCAGCATGACTATCTGTAGATCCTGACCGACAAGCCATGGCCTGGCCTCTGCTATGAGATCTACGCCTTTCTGATAGTCCAATCTCCCAATAAAGGCAATGATAGGAACATCACCCAGGACTGGCAGACCAAGCTCACGTTGCAAAGAAGCCTTGCATTGGGCCTTGCCCAATTGAAGAGTTTCCAAAGAGAAGTTGGTGTAACCATCAGAAGTTAGGTACACATCGGAATTAGGGTTCCAACTTTCTGTACTAATCCCATTAACAATACCTCGAAATTTCCAGTCATTATCACTAATGATTTCATGCAGGCCCCAGCCACCTTCGGGTGTTTTTAGTTCCCAAGCATAACCATGGCTAACAGTAACCACACGGTCGGCAGTTTTTAAACCAGCTGCAAATATATTGAAATGTTCACCTCCAACAGGATCATAGAATTTGAAAAGGTCTAAGTAGTGATCTGGCAAATCCACAAGGGAGAAGTCGTCAACTGGACCACGGCCCTGGAAGACAAACCAGCCTCAATTAATATACCTGATGATGCTGACAGATGTTGCTGCAACTCTCCATGGGAAATGCCGAAATTGTATCCTCATTTTCTGAATAAAAAGATGATTCTACATTGTACTGGAACAAGATAATGCTATACATCAACAATGTTAAGAGAAGTATATAGCCAAACCCAAAAGGTCCATCAAGTGGCTAGTCATGCGAGAAACTTACATTTCATTTTGGGCACCCTTTGCTGAATCTTCTGGAGGATACTGTCATATTCAAATACCCCACTATATATATAGTTACCAATTCCAACTCTTCTTATGGCAAATAAATTAATGGCTGAGTGCtttcattttttaaatttccaTGCATTTGCAGATCTTGTTTGGAAATACCAACTTAGGATCAAACTAGAGTGGTTAACATTCACCCTACAACTAGAGTCTTggatttcaatttcaaaattgGGCAACAgactgcaattttcaagaaatgtatgTGTAGAATGTCCATCATGGAGTTGTATTTTGTTGGTCAGGGTTCATTAATGAGCAGAAAGATAAAACTATATTAGCAGGTAACTAAATAACTAAGGAGCTGACAAAATTTCCACCAACAGAAAAATCTGTAGGACATTAAAAAGAAAAGGGCAATGATCAGTATGCAAGATTAAATACTAAAAAAAGTTAAAAAGACTATGAAATATTTTTGAGAAATATTAAAGAATGATGAGCAAATTTTTTGATGGCTTTTGATGAAACACTATAACATAGCACCAGCATTCTTTTGCTGGGTGGAAAATTAGTAGCACAATTTGTGCTTCTTATGGTGATTCAGTAGACATTGCCTTGTACCTAGTTGGAAAATCAAATAAAATGTAAAtagtatttcaaataattatggaTTAATGCATATTACCATATATTGACTGAAATCTCTGATAACAATCCCATTGGCTGAGATAACTAGGAACCAAATAATGCCTCTTTTTGGCTCAGATAATATCATAATGACCATTGAGAACAAATCCTTGCAAAACCTCTTATGATTCAGTGTCTTACACAATCTGAGATCTTGATAGGACAAGAAACATGAGTCTATTTGCTTCTCTCATCCTATAGCACTTCAATCTAGTTGTGAGGATTGACAAGATCCACATACTGATAAATCTACCTTAAAGAAATTTTCCAGCTCATTGATCCTGGCTGCAATTTAAATCTCCAGGAAAGGAAAAGGCTTATCTTGAATTTGTATAGTTGATCATGGATTAGAAGAATTGTTTCTACCTCCTATCTTGTAttgaaagaagaacaaaaaaatgctACATTGACTATGGTAAAAAAGTAATATGGCCCGCCCTATATACATCCATGAAGTGACTGTGATACCTTCAGATAAACACAGtagcatcaaatttatttcaggcATCCTCAGCTGAATCTTCTGGTGATTATACTAGTAGAGTATGGTGTTGGTGGTGTTGTAAATATCACAGTGTACCGGTTATCTCATTATTATCATTTATCCTGAACAATGAGGACAAAgaaaggatcaagagcgcactgttATTACCCTAGAACGTTTTCAACATTGAATTGTCTTAACCAAGATGAAAACCATGGGTTTAATTATTCCTCGTGTTGAACCGTATCAGCAATAAACTTCAACCAAGCCATTCATTTGCCTCATAAATATCTTTTCCTACACTTATTGGGTTACAACAATGGTTAATTTAGTTGGTCAACAATTTAGCCCAAGAGGTCTCTTATAACTTTTAAATATGAATTGACCATTCCCAATTATTAACAATACATGACATAGGAACAAAGGCATTTATGTGATAATGGAAACTAGAAACTGCTGTTACCTGGTAAGCTATGTTGTGTATCACCAACACACATCGGGCATACTTCATCAACCCCATATCACGATAATATGCCTTTAAATAAACAGGAAGCAGGGAAGTATGCCAATCATTTGCAATAAAAACCAAGTTCCCATCTCCATAGCAGACACCACCACATGGAATGTGCCAGGGAACCTGAAACAACTTAGACAGTCTTCTTCAGGTGACAATTAAGTTAAAGGGGATATTTTGGTAGATAAATTGTGAACTATATTAACAAAAACAATTTCTGGCCTACAAAGAAACTATAGTTGATCTTTACTGAGTTGATGCTAGCTAAGATTATTAAGAATGCCCAAACAGTTTTAGATAAAAGGTTTATGGATCTTAAAGAAGTAATAAAATCTATGCATCTTCATGAATGCTTTTGCATGAAAGTCTTCAAGTGTAGGACTGCAAGTACATTCTTGTCTCTTTGTTCTCATTCACTCAGATTTGGCAATTTAGTGGCTTACATTCTTGAATCTTAGTACTCAAATTACAAAATGACCTATTTGACAATCACAAATCCTCAGTATAATAATGTTTCTTTATGAAGTTTCCACAACCTTTatatttgactcaaaattttaatctGAAACCAGTCTAATAAGCTTATGGACTAAAGCACCATGAATTTATTAGTGTACATTATCTTTCAGGAAAATCATATATCTCCATGCAAGTGTTGCCATGCTGATTGACATACCCCCAACATGGGCTGAAATATATTGTGCTAGAAAAATATAGAATGTGTTATCACAAACCATGACAAAGAAGCCAACATACAACTACGGTCAAGTTTTGGTAAATATTCTGGCTCACACGGGCCTGTGCCTACAGGCATGACAATCAATAATACCATGCCAGCAAGGCAATCACACACCCCCATGCAATAATACATCAATCGTCATTTCCAAGAAACAGAAGCTAGTAAGACAAGCACTTGGATATCCAAATATTAGTAATTATAGATGACTACCATATAGCATCAGCAACAGAAACCACAATAATGCTCAGGAAAGTACCTCAACTGCTGCCCTGCACAATAAAACCATCCGTTTCAGAATATCCTGCatttaaacattaaaaaaaatatcactagGAATGAGATTTGGTTGATATTGTCATTGTCAAACTATAAAACTACAAAAAACAAAGTTCAAGTTAGTGTTCAGAAACAAACAGAAGCAAAAAAACATGGTTACCATGTCTTAATGAACTTAACATAAATAAGGATTACCCGTCGGTTTCCACCATATATATCATTTTCAATGTGGCGAAAAACAGGACTATCGATAAAGACAAAGTCAACACAATCAATGTAGGCATGATAATAAGTAACCTCCAAGTCCTGTAAAATACAAGTAACAGCAAAATTTAAGTAAAGATATATTATGTGATGTCTGCTAACAATATCACATTGAAAAGATGAATACCTGCCCATCAACCTTGTACCTTTTCAGAACTCCTACTCCTTTGGGTTCAGCATAATTACCATACTTTGGTGCCACTACCTAAATACACAAGATGTGTGCAAATTAGTCTACTTGTTAAAGCAACCCAGTGAAATCAGCTAATCAAttcaactttacacaaaatcagatCAGCAGGTCCATTCATGTTGCCTATGGAAAAGAAAGTCCAGAAGATATGCTTCAAAGTGGCTGTTCACATTCACTAATTAACTGACTACACCAAGCTAGGTAGAGGCAAAAATAAATCCACCGATAGTTTTTTTTACTTGTGTCTAAGTACAACTTGCAAAGATAAGTCACAGGATCAAGTACCATAACTCGATGCCCTCTCCTGGCCAAGGCCTTAGGTAACTCTCCAACAACATCTCCAAGCCCACCtataagaaatcatcaataaGTGTCAGTTCAAAGAAACAAGTTGAAACAACCCATTTTAATACTTGACAATGGTAAGCAAGCGCAATTACAGCAAAAAATTGAAAAATGATGAAGAGAAGGGCATGAAATCAAGAAAGTGACTGTGTCAACAAGCGATGAATGTGAGTACCTGTTTTGGACCATGGAGCACATTCCGCAGCTACCACTATGACATTCATGGCATTTGGGTTAGCCACAGGAGAAGAGTCCAAGATTCCTTGCTTCAGTGACTCCTCTTGTTGCTCGTCCAAAGCTTGGACAATTGTTACTGCAGAGACCTCAAGGTTCTCATCTTTCATAACATAAGAATTAGACTTGTCAGGAAGAGCTGGGAGTGTAACATGAGGCTGAGATTGCTCCAAGTTGGTTTCTCTTAGTAGCCCAAGAGCATCGGCCATGGATTGTTGAACTTCTAAACCACTTATGGGTTTCTCCACCTCATTAACAACACCAGCTTCAGTTGACTGAACAGCGGTAGTTTGTTCAGTCAACTGAGATTGCTCTAAGTTGGCTTCTCTTAGTAGCCCAAGAGCGTCAGCCATGGATTGTTCAACTTCTGAGCCATTTATGGGTTCTTCCACCTCATCAACAATACCAGCTTCAGTTGACTGAACATAATCAGAGGAAGTCCAAGAGTCATTTGTTCTCTGAAGCTCTCCATTGTTACCTCCATCAAGGTTTGAGAAAGAACTATTACTCTGATTGTAAGAAGCTGGTTCCTTTTCTTTCGTACCAACACTATCTTTTGTGGATGATGCTAGTTCTCTCCTTTCAACAATCTGCATCAAGTTGAGAAGATTTATGATTAGTTTTGAAATCAACATGAATTCGCCTATACATAACACAGTGTTACAGGCAGCTACTTGTGTaatcatttttttcattttaatgcTATTTAAATTATGTGTCTTTATTAACAAAAGATAAGTTTACAAGATCAACAATGCCATGAAGAATAGTATTGTCATGATGGATACAAGAAACTAAACACAAATGTGTTCATTTACACCACATATTACTCAAATTGGGAGATTCCAATAAGTAGTATGACAAAAGAAGATAGAACATATATAAAATGCAAATAACTTTCAAGCACAAACATATGGAGTAGCCCAAAATTTTTCTTGAAATACAAAATAAGACCTGGTTCAGGAGGCTCCTCTGTATGGTCAGAACCTCCTTGCTCAGTACGATGGCAGTCTGGATTGTATTAACAGTGATCTCCCTATCATCCTCATCACTATCCTCTTGTCTTTCAGAACTGATGCTTcttccaactcctaatagaagccTTCCATTCTTTTGGGTGTTTGGAACTAAACCCACCAATAGTCCATGGTAGACAGCATTCAGAAACCTCACCGTGCAAGCACTTCCATTATAACTGTTGTGATTGCGTCGGGTATTGCTCTGAAGGAGAACAAAACCATTaccatttttatcaataaaaataaacaaaGGTTTGACATCAATATGTGATAACCATGAACGGCTTACCCAGAAGCATATTAGGAACAAGGTGTTCAGTTTCTACCAAAACTACCCAAAAAGCAAACAAACatataaacaaacaaacaaacaatttCCTTGTTCTTACATGATCAACCTGAAAGCAGGGGTCACTTTTAGGTAATTAAGAAATTCAACATGAGGAAATATTGATCATGTGTCAGGACAACTCGCAAATGGTTCCATGACCTCTACGAGTTGCACAAAGAATTCACATCAAAATAAGCTTTACGTATGGAAGCCCAAAAAGGCTCCAATTCCTTATGATTTCTGATCAAAGATATAAGATCACAAAAAGATACAAAGATGTAAATATTTGCCTTAACTTCAACAAGATTACAACATGAAAACACAATAGTTTTCCACCCAAAGATctaaaatgataaaaagtctTCACTTGTTTATTGTTCTTATCATCTGCCAATTTTTCTCTAGGTTGAGGGAAGTTAATCAGAAAACACGGATCAACATAGCCATCATTGATTAGAATGAGACAATGAAGAAGCCATGAAGGATCCAAGAAAAAGCAAAAACATCGAGTCATAATGTTAATTAACTACATAAGGCAACAAGATGACGAGCAAATCACATATATGAAACAACAACAGTAGTCCGTGTCCACGGACAAGGAACACTGATCGGAAGCGTATAATCTACACCAAAAAGAGTTGTACTAAAAGCGGGAGCAAGAGCCAGGAATCGACGGTGCACTGGAAGCAGAAAACCACTTTCAAACTAGAAGAGGGCGGACAATGCGAAACAATTAGACTCTTCTGTTGAGACCCAAAAGGATTTCGATCATGAAACGCCAGGGAACGAAGAAGAACAAACAACTTTACCATTGTAGATGGGAATTGCAACTGCAACACCCTCTCTAGAGAACCTTTTGTTTCAATTCGAACAAGATTGTTTAATTTTGAGGACGAAATGAGATAAAAAAAACCCGTCCTCCTTTCTTTACTCGCGATCGGAGCACCTCAAATCAACAGGTGGAGAGAGAACTCACAGCGGAAAAAGGAGAACAGATGAGAGGCGTCCCATTGCGAGGGAAACGGCACGCGACCCCGCTGCATGACGTCGGCGGCAGCGCCGGCGGAGAGGCGAGGCAGTGGGAGAACATTCCGGGCGGGGAGAGGTAGGGTCGTGGCAGTGATCCAACCGAGGTGGTTTCGCGCTTTCTCACACACGTCGGTCTCTGCAACCGTTAGGTTAAAAGCTCTAGCCTGTAGGCTAGCTTACCAAGCCCATGACTAGTTCATGAGCTATTGGCTGACCTAGCTATTGGTACGATGCATATACGATCATCATCAGCAATGCACATAGATCAGTATATGGCTTGCCGGTCGTTGGATTTGGATccaaatattaattaaattaaatcaGACTTAATTAGTTTAAAATGATTTAGGATGATTCTAAATTAGTTTAATTTATTTATGTCTGtttaacataaattaaaataaatattgaagCTAAATTATCTCTAGTCTGTCGTCGTAATATCTTTCAGACATAAATTTACGAGTAAACTTCGTCCATATTCATCAATTGTTTTGGTCTTGGATCGAAGGAGCAAAGTCGTCCTGAGTAGCTCTTTGTATTGTTTACGATCTTATCTCTTTGATTAGAAATCATAAGGAATTAGAGCCTTTTTGGGCCTCCATACTTGTTATTTTGATGTGAATTCTTTGTGCGACTCGTGGAGGTCATGGAACGAATTGCGAGTTGTCCTGATACATGATCAATATTTCCGCATGTGTAATTTCTTAATTATCTAAAAGTGACCCCTGCTTTCATGTTGATCATCTAAGAACAAGgaaattttttgtttgtttgtttgtttacaTGTTTGTTTGCTTTTTGGGTAGTTTTGGTAGAAACTTAACACCTTGTTCCTAAATTGCTTCATGGTGATGACATATTGATGTCAAGCCattgtttatttttattgataaaaatggcAATGGTTTTGTTATCCTTTAGAGCAATACCCGACGCAATCACATCAGTTATAATGGAAGTGCTTGCACGATGATGTTTCTGAATGCTGTCTACCATGGACTAGTGGTGGGTTTAGTTCCAAACACCATTGTTGGGAGTTGGAAGAAGCATCAGTTCTGAAAGACAAGAGGATAGTGATGAGGATGATAGGGACATCACCGTTAATACAGTCCAGACTGCCATCGTACCGAGCATGGAGGTTCTGATCATACAGAGGACTTATTTTGTATTTCAAGAAAATTTTTGAGCTACTCCATATGTTTTGTGCTTGAAAGTAATTTGCATTTTATACATGGTTCTATCTTCTTTTGTCATACTACTTATTGGAATCTCTCATTTTGAGTAATATGTGTCTTAAATGAACACATTTGTGTTTAGTAGTTTCTTGTATCCACCATGACAAGACTATTCTTTATGGCTTAGTTGATcttgtaaatttatcttttgttAATAAAGACACATAATTTAAATAgcattaaaaatgaaaaaaatggtTACACATGTAGCTGCCTGTAAcactgtgtgtatatatataggcGAATTCATGTCGATTTCATCTTCTCAACTTGATGCAGATTGTTGAAAGGAGAGAACTAGCATCATCCACAAAAGATTGTGTTGGTACGAAAGAAAAGGAACCAGCTTCTCAAACCTTGATGGAGGTAACAATGGAGAGCTTCGGAGAACTAATGATTCCTCTGATTATGTTCAGTCAACACAACTGAAGCTGGTATTGCTGATGAGGTGGATGAACCCATAAATGGCTTAGAAGTTGAGCAATCCATGGCCGACGCTCTTGGGCTACTAAGAGAAGCCAACGTAGAGCAATCTCAGCCTCATGTTACACTCCCAGTTCTTCCTGACACGTCTAATTCTTATGTCATGGAAGATGAGAACCTTGAGGTCTCTGCAGTAACAAATATCCAAGCTTTGGATGAGCAACAAGAGGAGTCACCGAAGGAACGAATCTTGGACTCTTCTAACCCAAATGCCATGAACGTCATAGTGGTTGCCGCGGAATGTGCTCCATGGTCCAAAACAGGCACTCACATCCATCGCTTGTTGACATTACAGTCACCTTTTTTTTGCTGTAATTGCGCTTGCTTACCATTGTCAAGCACTAAAATGAATTGTTTCCACTTGTTGTTTCTTTGAACTAAcacttactgatgatttcttatagGTGGGCTCGGAGATGTTGTTGGAGAGTTACCCAAGGCCTTGGCCAGGAGAGGGCACCGGGTTATGGTACTTGATCCTGTGACTTATCTTTGCGTGTTGATCTCAGACACAAGTAAAAGAAACTATGGGTGGATTTATTTGTGCCTCTGCCTAGCTTGGTGTAGTCAGTTCATCAGTGAATGTGAACAGCAAATTTGAAGCAGATCTTCTGAATTTTCTTTTCCATTGGCAACATGAATTGGACCTACTGATCTGATTCATCTTGTGCTTTAGGTTAGTGGCACCAAAGTATGGTAATTATGCTGAACCCAAAGGAGTAGGAGTTCTGGAAAAGGTACTAGGTTGATGGgcaggtaaggtattcatcttttcAATGTGATATTGTTGGCAGACATCGCATAATATATCTTCTACTTGTATTTTACAGGACTCGGAGGTTACATATTATCTCAGGTCGACATTGATTGTGTTGACTTTGACTTTATCGATAGTCAAAGTCATTAAAACATGGTAAccatgtttgtttgtttgtttctttttgtTCCTGAACACTAACTTGAACTTTGGTTTTGTAGGTTTATAGTTTGACCAATGATAATATCAACCAAATCTCATTCCTAGTGATATTTCTTTTAATGTTTAAATGCAGTATATTCTGAAAAGGATGGTTTTATTGTGCAGGGCAGCAGTTGACGATACTATATGGTAGTCATcatttataaatagataggacctctagaAACTAAATAATACATGTTATAAAGGACATAATTGAAAGATTATATATTCTCTCCTAATATTCCTAAACCATCAATCTAAATGATCTTATGAGAAGatagaaaagagaagaagaagaagaagacgaagaagaagagtctagtt
The window above is part of the Musa acuminata AAA Group cultivar baxijiao chromosome BXJ1-1, Cavendish_Baxijiao_AAA, whole genome shotgun sequence genome. Proteins encoded here:
- the LOC135675129 gene encoding granule-bound starch synthase 2, chloroplastic/amyloplastic-like, whose product is MFSHCLASPPALPPTSCSGVACRFPRNGTPLICSPFSASNTRRNHNSYNGSACTVRFLNAVYHGLLVGLVPNTQKNGRLLLGVGRSISSERQEDSDEDDREITVNTIQTAIVLSKEVLTIQRSLLNQIVERRELASSTKDSVGTKEKEPASYNQSNSSFSNLDGGNNGELQRTNDSWTSSDYVQSTEAGIVDEVEEPINGSEVEQSMADALGLLREANLEQSQLTEQTTAVQSTEAGVVNEVEKPISGLEVQQSMADALGLLRETNLEQSQPHVTLPALPDKSNSYVMKDENLEVSAVTIVQALDEQQEESLKQGILDSSPVANPNAMNVIVVAAECAPWSKTGGLGDVVGELPKALARRGHRVMVVAPKYGNYAEPKGVGVLKRYKVDGQDLEVTYYHAYIDCVDFVFIDSPVFRHIENDIYGGNRRDILKRMVLLCRAAVEVPWHIPCGGVCYGDGNLVFIANDWHTSLLPVYLKAYYRDMGLMKYARCVLVIHNIAYQGRGPVDDFSLVDLPDHYLDLFKFYDPVGGEHFNIFAAGLKTADRVVTVSHGYAWELKTPEGGWGLHEIISDNDWKFRGIVNGISTESWNPNSDVYLTSDGYTNFSLETLQLGKAQCKASLQRELGLPVLGDVPIIAFIGRLDYQKGVDLIAEARPWLVGQDLQIVMLGTGRRDLEDMIRGIESAHRDKARAWIGFSVKMAHRITAGADILLMPSRFEPCGLNQLYAMMYGTVPVVHSVGGLRDTVQQFDPLNDVGLGWTFERAEANRMIQALQHCLDTYRNHKKSWERLQVRGMIQDLSWDNAAQRYEEVLIAAKYQW
- the LOC103997838 gene encoding inactive protein RESTRICTED TEV MOVEMENT 2-like, which produces MDGRWSRFRKEFRVPENCVLDKISAKFENGLLHLVFPKSITKLSRPDDGSIRKQGGEEETEKVGKQEKDQVKEDKPGDGEKKAAARAASRGVGLRLRKMKLEMGGQERELRDTRKGLMLALAVAAVVSVGVGLYLNHKLTSAHTINISMLIF